A single window of Plasmodium reichenowi strain SY57 chromosome 14, whole genome shotgun sequence DNA harbors:
- a CDS encoding SF-assemblin, putative — MTINSDSSTVSDIHFDDQNDGDRNKINDMNLFNDSDFFDESRNKKKNSCSNDNFYEEMKYDILRIERNINSEVKKRLDANKNIQLLIEQMANNMINNVLNKITTKIESISSDLDKIIHKCEELEKVISQIKVDIPTKIQTDMISLKREIADFQLVINKYLNNKKKRDNILYGKIENISAYLTGKIQSEIAFKQHDLSYLKNESDRLLNYDNDDDVNFKNVFLQEVEEIKDALNLTVKAREQSDDDIIQAMNKYTSVLQKALQSAIINTN; from the exons ATGACCATCAACAGCGATAGCTCCACAGTGTCTGATATTCACTTTGATGATCAAAATGATGGTgatagaaataaaataaatgatatgaACTTATTTAACGATTCAGATTTTTTCGATGAAAGTagaaataagaaaaaaaactCTTGCAgtaatgataatttttatgaagaaatgaaatatgatattttaagaattgaaagaaatataaattcagaagttaaaaaaagattGGATgctaataaaaatattcaacTATTAATTGAACAAATGGcaaataatatgataaataatGTACTCAATAAAATAACTACGAAGATAGAAAGCATATCAAGTGATTTAGacaaaataatacataaatgTGAAGAATTAGAAAAAGTAATATCTCAAATAAAAGTTGATATACCTACTAAAATACAAACAGATATGATAAGTTTAAAAAGAGAAATAGCTGATTTTCAATTagttataaataaatatcttaataataaaaaaaaaagagataatatcttatatgggaaaattgaaaatattaGTGCATACTTAACTGGAAAAATACAAAGCGAAATTGCTTTTAAACAACATGATCTATCATATCTTAAAAATGAAAGTGACAGATTGttaaattatgataatgatgacGACGtcaattttaaaaatgtcTTTTTACAAGAAGTAGAAGAGATAAAGGATGCGCTCAATTTAACGGTTAAGGCAAGGGAACAATCTGACGATGATATAATACAA GCAATGAACAAGTACACAAGCGTACTGCAAAAAGCATTACAGTCAGCCATTATTAATACGAACTGA